In Tachypleus tridentatus isolate NWPU-2018 chromosome 7, ASM421037v1, whole genome shotgun sequence, a genomic segment contains:
- the LOC143258177 gene encoding apicoplast pyruvate carrier 1-like, which produces MCRIYSSNNNKLSISLGIAVTYWSIQHSCAAIIITYGLVDTLGFVCCFGHPVVTAIEWFPTKKGLVTGIVASGFALTPLFMNSVQTFFVNPSNLQPACDG; this is translated from the exons ATGTGTCGTATTTAttccagtaataataataaattatccaTTAGCTTAGGCATAGCAGTAACGTACTGGAGTATACAACATAGCTGTGCAGCTATCATAATCACTTATGGATTGGTTGATACTCTGGGCTTTGTATGTTGCTTTGGTCATCCGGTAGTCACTGCTATAGAG TGGTTTCCTACTAAGAAAGGCCTTGTGACAGGAATAGTGGCTTCTGGGTTTGCCTTAACTCCGCTCTTTATGAATAGTGTACAGACATTCTTTGTGAACCCAAGTAATCTCCAACCTGCTTGTGATGGGTAA